In Brachypodium distachyon strain Bd21 chromosome 2, Brachypodium_distachyon_v3.0, whole genome shotgun sequence, one genomic interval encodes:
- the LOC100831830 gene encoding cationic amino acid transporter 8, vacuolar-like gives MPVPVPSTSTHRARWQRGGRRRYWRWSKAAPGPLDRPVVRGHRGGDSAPRDENPLRRCLSWVDLGFGSVVGSGVFVLTGQEARFDAGPAIPLAYAAAGFSALLSFFCYAELATEIPSAGGSFSYLRVELGDMAAFLAAGNILLEAVVGAAGLATRSASTSRCSPRGFNLLDPITVVVLISTSALAMSGARLMSTINSLASVVGIVIIAFVMGVGFAHFDKGNLEPSFFPFGAAAVVYWSYTGFDMVATMAEETKNPDRDVPLGLLSSMDSGATPVMSADRFTNSRSVQVRAWLHVVSHTLGATSIGSAVRAPDEKF, from the exons ATGCCG GTTCCTGTTCCATCCACATCAACCCACCGTGCGCGATGGCAGcgcggggggcggcggcggtactGGCGGTGGAGCAAGGCGGCTCCGGGACCGCTTGACCGCCCGGTCGTCCGAGGCCATCGAGGCGGGGACTCTGCTCCCCGAGACGAGAACCCGCTGCGGCGCTGCCTCTCGTGGGTGGACCTCGGCTTCGGCTCCGTCGTCGGGTCCGGCGTCTTCGTGCTCACCGGCCAGGAGGCGCGCTTCGACGCCGGCCCGGCCATCCCGCTCGCCTACGCCGCCGCGGGCTTCTCCGCGCTGCTGTCCTTCTTCTGCTACGCCGAGCTCGCGACCGAGATCCCATCTGCAGGGGGTTCCTTCTCCTACCTGCGGGTCGAGCTCGGCGACATGGCGGCTTTCCTCGCCGCGGGGAACATACTACTGGAGGCCGTCGTGGGAGCCGCCGGCCTAG CGACGCGCTCCGCATCCACGTCCCGGTGCTCGCCGAGGGGTTTCAATCTGCTGGACCCCATCACCGTCGTCGTCCTCATCTCCACCTCCGCGCTCGCCATGTCCGGGGCGCGCCTCATGTCCACCATCAACTCGCTGGCGTCCGTCGTCGGCATCGTCATCATCGCCTTCGTCATGGGCGTGGGGTTTGCCCACTTCGACAAAGGCAACCTCGAGCCgtccttcttccccttcggggccgcggcggtggtgtACTGGTCCTACACGGGGTTCGACATGGTGGCCACCATGGCCGAGGAGACCAAGAACCCCGACCGGGACGTGCCGCTCGGCCTGCTCTCGTCCatggactcgggggctactcccgtCATGAGCGCTGATCGCTTTACGAACTCAAGATCTGTTCAAGTCCGTGCGTGGCTCCATGTAGTTAGCCACACACTCGGGGCTACTTCCATCGGGAGCGCTGTCCGCGCACCTGATGAAAAATTCTAA